In Arthrobacter ramosus, one DNA window encodes the following:
- a CDS encoding carbohydrate ABC transporter permease, whose protein sequence is MSESLLSTKSGVESRQIASARPSHAGGKPSEPAGRDGKNRGTKSHSAKGGKQGSNVLAHCVLGIGGLAMISPLLYQIVMSLSTNAEVQSTPPTLWPGVVQWHNFADVFTSMNFGSQLWVTVAITVIRVIGQVLLCSMAGYAFARMHFRFKGLILAIVLSIIMVPSQLFLIPQYQIIQNLGWLNSIAGIVAPGIFSAFGLFLMRQFFMGLPDELEDAARLDGANPFQIFFRVMLPLAANGLWALVIITVLWSWNDLLWPLVVTSTANAAPLSVGLSNLQGEHANNYPILMAASLMAMAPILIMFLLMQKRVMAGIGRSGLK, encoded by the coding sequence ATGTCTGAATCGCTGCTCTCCACAAAAAGCGGTGTCGAATCGCGGCAGATCGCTTCAGCAAGGCCATCTCACGCTGGAGGCAAACCCTCGGAACCCGCGGGCCGCGACGGCAAGAACCGCGGCACCAAGAGCCACAGCGCCAAAGGCGGCAAGCAGGGCTCGAACGTCCTGGCACACTGTGTACTGGGCATTGGCGGGTTGGCCATGATCTCACCGCTCCTGTACCAGATCGTCATGTCGCTTTCGACGAACGCCGAGGTCCAAAGCACGCCGCCCACCCTGTGGCCCGGCGTGGTCCAATGGCATAACTTCGCGGACGTTTTCACCTCCATGAATTTCGGTTCACAGCTCTGGGTGACGGTAGCAATCACTGTCATCAGGGTGATCGGCCAGGTGCTCCTATGCTCCATGGCCGGCTACGCCTTCGCGCGGATGCATTTCCGGTTCAAAGGGCTCATCCTGGCCATCGTCTTGTCGATCATCATGGTGCCGTCGCAATTGTTCCTGATCCCGCAGTACCAGATCATCCAAAACCTGGGTTGGCTGAACAGCATCGCCGGTATCGTGGCTCCGGGCATCTTCAGCGCCTTCGGCCTTTTCCTGATGCGCCAGTTCTTCATGGGGCTTCCGGACGAACTCGAAGACGCGGCACGGCTCGACGGTGCCAATCCGTTCCAGATCTTCTTCCGGGTCATGCTGCCCCTCGCGGCAAACGGCCTGTGGGCACTGGTCATCATTACCGTGCTGTGGTCCTGGAACGATCTCCTGTGGCCTTTGGTGGTGACGTCGACGGCGAACGCCGCGCCGTTGAGTGTCGGGCTTTCGAACCTCCAAGGTGAACACGCCAACAACTACCCGATCCTCATGGCCGCATCGCTGATGGCCATGGCGCCAATCCTGATCATGTTCCTGCTCATGCAGAAGCGTGTCATGGCAGGAATCGGCCGCTCCGGACTCAAGTAG
- a CDS encoding carbohydrate ABC transporter permease: MKAQTLTPASKSGRAAQAAGDRRRGKSKSDGWWPWLFVVPTVAGIGVFYLWPIVQTFYYSFTKWGVFGGTKFIGLDNYVRMFADSTIPQSIVNTLIYTVVVLLGIPIAVILASLIERPGLRFATLYRTLYFIPYITMPAAVGIVWRLIYNGDFGPINWFLGLFRIQGPYWTSTPGFALLAVATVGLWMSLGFNLIIISAGLREIPRELFEAAEMDGASRVRQFFSITVPLLTPSIFFVTIVTVISGFQLFDLLYVMMGKANLAMPQTQSLVYIFYNQAFLQNDKGYAAAIGILILVIIALLTAFQFRVQKRWVNYV, encoded by the coding sequence ATGAAAGCCCAGACCCTGACGCCGGCCTCCAAAAGCGGCCGCGCCGCCCAAGCAGCCGGGGATCGCCGCAGAGGAAAATCGAAGTCGGATGGCTGGTGGCCATGGTTGTTCGTGGTGCCTACCGTTGCGGGCATCGGTGTGTTCTATCTTTGGCCGATCGTCCAGACGTTCTACTACAGCTTCACCAAGTGGGGAGTCTTCGGCGGAACCAAGTTCATCGGCCTGGACAACTACGTGCGGATGTTCGCGGATTCCACTATTCCGCAGTCAATCGTCAATACGCTGATCTATACGGTCGTCGTGCTGCTGGGGATTCCCATCGCGGTCATTCTTGCGTCGTTGATCGAGCGTCCCGGACTGCGCTTCGCAACCCTGTACCGGACGCTGTACTTCATTCCCTACATCACCATGCCGGCCGCCGTCGGGATCGTGTGGAGGTTGATCTACAACGGTGACTTCGGACCCATCAACTGGTTCCTGGGCTTGTTTAGGATCCAGGGCCCCTACTGGACATCGACGCCGGGGTTCGCACTGCTCGCCGTGGCTACCGTGGGGCTTTGGATGTCGCTGGGGTTCAACCTCATCATCATCAGCGCGGGACTTCGCGAGATCCCGCGGGAGCTCTTCGAGGCCGCGGAAATGGACGGGGCGAGCCGGGTCCGCCAATTTTTCAGCATTACCGTTCCGTTGTTGACGCCCAGCATCTTCTTCGTCACGATCGTCACCGTGATCAGCGGCTTCCAGCTGTTCGATCTCCTGTACGTGATGATGGGCAAAGCCAACCTGGCGATGCCGCAGACGCAAAGCCTCGTGTACATCTTCTACAACCAGGCCTTCCTGCAGAACGACAAGGGCTATGCCGCAGCCATCGGCATCCTGATCCTGGTCATCATCGCTCTTCTGACCGCTTTCCAATTCCGTGTCCAGAAGAGGTGGGTCAACTATGTCTGA
- a CDS encoding extracellular solute-binding protein, producing MNHNVTRRSFLSFAAAGAAVVSLAACGGNSAAGGSAAKAAYAAPAKDLSAELSYAIWDAAQKPAMQKIVAEFNKQYPNIKVTIDVTPSKGSAYWTKIQTQASSNTLPDVFWMNGPHIKLYAQNNQLMPLDGLVSGKAVDTANYPKALVDLYTVNGAFYGVPKDFDTSALFYNKALFKEAGVSEPTSNWTWDDVKSAGAKLSKFYQGKGVYGYAGDLTGGQTSYYNTMIEAGGTVISTDGKKSGYDSAGSIAGLQFWRDLIASGVSPSMQQLTDTASSDMFTSRKLAMTMDGSWTVGPAQKALGDDLGIVSLPKGPKSNQSVIHGLANVIPANAKNPAAAQAFVAFLGTQDAAKIQAETGTVIPAFNGTQYAWVKSVPSVELSVFLELAKDASPYPASVNTAAWNELENTLLPQAFAGTKPVADVAKDLASQMNAALAKES from the coding sequence ATGAACCACAACGTGACCCGCAGGTCATTCCTTTCCTTTGCGGCGGCCGGTGCCGCCGTCGTTTCGCTCGCCGCCTGCGGCGGGAACAGTGCCGCCGGGGGTAGCGCAGCCAAGGCCGCCTACGCCGCTCCCGCCAAGGACCTGAGCGCCGAGCTGAGCTACGCCATCTGGGACGCGGCACAAAAGCCCGCGATGCAGAAAATCGTGGCCGAATTCAACAAGCAATACCCGAACATCAAGGTCACCATCGACGTCACGCCGTCGAAGGGTTCGGCCTACTGGACGAAGATCCAAACCCAGGCAAGCAGCAACACGCTGCCGGACGTTTTCTGGATGAATGGCCCGCACATCAAGCTTTACGCGCAAAACAACCAGCTGATGCCCCTGGACGGCCTGGTGTCCGGCAAAGCAGTGGATACGGCCAATTACCCCAAGGCGTTGGTCGATCTGTACACCGTCAACGGGGCGTTCTACGGGGTCCCCAAGGACTTCGATACCAGCGCGCTCTTCTACAACAAGGCCCTCTTCAAGGAAGCCGGGGTGTCCGAGCCGACGTCCAACTGGACGTGGGACGACGTGAAATCCGCCGGTGCCAAGCTGTCCAAGTTCTATCAGGGCAAGGGCGTCTACGGGTATGCCGGTGACCTCACGGGCGGCCAGACCAGCTACTACAACACGATGATTGAAGCCGGCGGTACCGTCATCTCGACTGACGGCAAGAAGTCCGGATACGACTCGGCCGGCTCAATCGCCGGCCTCCAGTTCTGGCGCGACCTCATCGCATCCGGCGTATCTCCCTCGATGCAGCAATTGACGGACACAGCCTCGAGCGACATGTTCACGTCCAGGAAATTGGCTATGACCATGGACGGATCCTGGACCGTCGGGCCGGCCCAGAAAGCCCTTGGGGACGATCTTGGCATTGTCAGCCTCCCGAAGGGGCCGAAGAGCAACCAGAGCGTGATCCACGGACTAGCCAACGTGATTCCCGCCAATGCGAAGAACCCGGCCGCTGCGCAGGCCTTCGTGGCCTTCCTGGGAACCCAGGATGCCGCCAAGATCCAGGCTGAAACCGGAACCGTCATTCCGGCCTTCAACGGCACGCAGTATGCCTGGGTCAAGTCTGTTCCCTCTGTTGAACTCAGCGTCTTCCTTGAGCTGGCCAAGGATGCTTCGCCCTACCCGGCGTCGGTAAACACGGCCGCCTGGAACGAACTCGAGAACACCTTGCTGCCGCAGGCGTTCGCCGGGACCAAGCCGGTTGCCGACGTCGCCAAGGACCTTGCCAGCCAGATGAATGCCGCGCTGGCCAAAGAATCATGA
- a CDS encoding LacI family DNA-binding transcriptional regulator, with amino-acid sequence MRPTIKSVAAAAGVSTATVSYVLSGRSGKDGSRSGSGVAPATVLRVQEAALALGYRPNQSARAIRTGRTNLLMLSLTMISDPWALDVSRAVGTAAAQRGITPMILADTDWRVALKRQNADVTFIDGAEEPGDAELLAQAARLQRLVVFSDTMEPEGFDVVRPLAGSSCEQAVDHLTARHHRVGCLISSRHSMSTLDIRLGAYTRGLAKAGLDYRDDYVETYDRDGLSAFDAALRLLQRADRPTAIYATTDFAAIAAIHAAQRLQLRIPEDVEVLGIGNTTEGERMTPSLTTVGPEGFFDGLAAFLLDRAENPDAPAGILEFPWKLIVRDSAPSV; translated from the coding sequence ATGCGCCCCACGATCAAGTCCGTGGCGGCGGCAGCCGGGGTTTCGACGGCGACTGTGTCCTACGTGCTTTCAGGCAGGAGCGGCAAGGACGGAAGCAGGAGCGGGTCCGGGGTGGCCCCCGCTACCGTACTGCGGGTTCAAGAGGCTGCCCTGGCCCTCGGATATCGCCCCAACCAATCGGCAAGGGCGATCCGCACAGGACGAACGAACCTGCTCATGTTGTCGCTGACCATGATCTCGGATCCGTGGGCACTGGATGTCAGCCGCGCTGTTGGTACGGCTGCTGCCCAACGTGGCATTACGCCTATGATTCTGGCGGATACCGACTGGCGGGTGGCACTGAAACGGCAAAACGCGGACGTGACGTTCATCGACGGCGCCGAAGAGCCCGGGGACGCCGAACTGCTGGCGCAGGCGGCGAGGTTGCAGCGCTTGGTGGTTTTCAGCGACACCATGGAACCCGAGGGATTCGACGTCGTGCGGCCCTTGGCCGGCTCGTCTTGCGAACAGGCAGTGGATCACCTCACCGCGCGGCACCACCGGGTGGGTTGCCTGATCTCCTCAAGGCATTCGATGAGCACCCTGGACATCCGCTTGGGCGCCTACACCCGTGGCCTGGCCAAGGCCGGCTTGGATTACCGGGACGACTACGTGGAAACGTATGACCGCGACGGGCTCAGCGCCTTCGATGCGGCGCTGCGACTCCTGCAGCGGGCCGACCGTCCGACCGCGATCTATGCGACCACCGACTTCGCGGCGATAGCCGCCATCCATGCGGCCCAACGGCTGCAACTTCGCATTCCCGAGGACGTTGAGGTGCTCGGTATCGGCAACACCACTGAAGGCGAGCGCATGACGCCGTCGTTGACCACCGTTGGTCCCGAGGGATTTTTCGATGGCTTGGCCGCATTCCTGCTCGACCGGGCAGAGAATCCCGACGCGCCCGCCGGCATTCTGGAATTCCCCTGGAAGCTCATCGTGAGGGACTCAGCTCCCTCGGTGTGA
- a CDS encoding DUF5666 domain-containing protein, translating into MSTMTPGLRKALIAGGIAVVLSGGGVAAVWAAGQIIPAYVVSATPTSTASPATPSPGATSPATPSPGKARPFPVLPRGFAGPGIHGEFTVKNNDGTYTTLVTQRGAVQSVSDSSISVKSDDGFTQSYAITSSTTIVRFPAAGTGTQGRKPSLQTIKATELKAGDTVAVSGTKSGTTVTATRIVGGTLPAAPNGGGRRLGYGSVSS; encoded by the coding sequence ATGTCCACCATGACTCCGGGGCTTCGCAAGGCCCTCATCGCCGGCGGTATCGCCGTCGTCTTGAGCGGCGGTGGTGTGGCCGCGGTCTGGGCTGCCGGCCAGATCATCCCCGCGTACGTGGTGAGCGCGACGCCGACAAGTACGGCATCGCCTGCCACTCCGTCGCCCGGGGCTACTTCGCCCGCTACCCCGTCGCCCGGTAAGGCCCGGCCGTTCCCCGTACTTCCACGCGGCTTCGCGGGCCCGGGGATCCACGGCGAGTTCACGGTCAAGAACAACGACGGCACCTACACGACCCTGGTGACGCAACGTGGCGCCGTGCAGTCAGTCAGCGATTCGAGCATTTCCGTGAAGAGCGATGACGGCTTCACGCAGAGCTATGCGATCACATCTTCTACCACCATCGTCAGGTTCCCCGCCGCCGGAACAGGCACGCAAGGCCGGAAGCCATCGCTTCAGACCATCAAGGCCACCGAGCTGAAAGCGGGCGACACCGTCGCAGTCTCAGGTACGAAGAGCGGCACCACGGTCACGGCCACAAGGATTGTGGGGGGTACCTTGCCCGCAGCGCCCAATGGTGGCGGACGGCGGCTGGGCTACGGGAGCGTCTCTTCCTGA